One stretch of Arachis hypogaea cultivar Tifrunner chromosome 20, arahy.Tifrunner.gnm2.J5K5, whole genome shotgun sequence DNA includes these proteins:
- the LOC112785271 gene encoding uncharacterized protein, which yields MMATPTKPMAIMLSESLEHKGKDITELNGNILQSPISQQPHSSSDGSVAILWDIENCPVPSDVRPEDVAGNIRMALQVHPVIQGTVMVFSAYGDFNAFPKRLREGCLRTGVNLIDVPNGRKDAADKAILVDMFLFALDNPPPSSIMLISGDVDFARALHILGQRGYTIILVIPSGVGVSSALCNAGKFVWDWPSVARGEGFVPPAKALVPPRGGSVEVAGYLMGCHINDNFEGQNEEEAIVYRGMSQRLYNSRDFSMVSQSLSEYNCTASNMAGLPTTMRSHSLPPGMIDVSGISMPSSDNNEGQLWGPMSSDLNVLKGQLVRLLELSGGCLPLARVPTEYQKAYGRTLYVSDYGAIKLVNLFKKMGDTMAVEGKGQRKFVYLRNFKVGPSAPPLALAKKDKKGKGLPEENMNTVNGGGSSDEFSDEERLVMEEHDERNCVGKGSQRRAAINDRALEQFKFELQEILVSYSCRIFLGCFEDIYQQRYKRQLEYQRLGVNKLEDLFEKVNDIVVLVEEPGSKRKFLAPVGG from the coding sequence atgatGGCTACTCCAACTAAACCAATGGCCATAATGTTGTCTGAATCTTTGGAACACAAGGGAAAGGATATCACTGAATTAAATGGTAACATACTTCAATCCCCTATAAGTCAACAGCCCCATAGCTCCTCTGATGGTTCAGTAGCTATTCTTTGGGACATTGAAAACTGTCCTGTTCCGAGTGATGTCCGCCCTGAAGACGTAGCAGGAAATATAAGGATGGCGTTGCAAGTGCATCCAGTAATTCAAGGAACTGTTATGGTATTTTCTGCTTATGGTGACTTCAACGCTTTCCCTAAGCGACTTAGAGAGGGATGTCTAAGAACTGGTGTTAATCTCATTGATGTTCCTAATGGGAGAAAAGATGCTGCTGATAAAGCAATCTTGGTTGACATGTTTTTATTTGCTCTTGACAACCCTCCCCCATCATCTATTATGCTAATATCTGGAGACGTGGACTTTGCCCGAGCACTTCACATTCTTGGACAACGGGGATACACTATAATTCTTGTCATCCCTTCTGGGGTGGGTGTTTCATCTGCTTTATGCAATGCCGGAAAGTTTGTCTGGGATTGGCCTAGCGTTGCTCGTGGAGAAGGATTTGTTCCCCCGGCAAAGGCTTTAGTACCACCTCGTGGAGGTTCAGTTGAGGTTGCTGGATATTTGATGGGGTGCCATATTAATGACAACTTCGAGGGACAAAATGAGGAAGAAGCAATAGTTTATAGAGGGATGTCACAGAGATTATATAACTCAAGGGATTTCTCTATGGTTTCACAATCTCTATCTGAATACAATTGTACCGCATCGAACATGGCTGGCTTACCGACAACTATGAGATCACACAGCCTTCCACCTGGGATGATTGATGTTTCAGGAATATCTATGCCTTCTAGTGACAATAATGAAGGCCAGCTTTGGGGCCCTATGTCTAGCGATTTAAATGTTCTCAAAGGCCAGTTGGTAAGGTTGCTTGAACTTTCTGGAGGGTGCCTGCCTCTGGCTCGAGTTCCAACAGAGTATCAGAAAGCTTATGGAAGAACTCTTTATGTATCTGATTATGGAGCAATTAAGTTAGTCAATCTTTTCAAGAAGATGGGTGATACAATGGCAGTGGAAGGGAAAGGTCAGCGTAAATTTGTGTATCTCAGAAACTTCAAGGTAGGCCCGAGCGCTCCCCCATTGGCTCTAGCaaagaaagacaagaaaggaAAGGGGCTTCCAGAAGAGAATATGAATACTGTCAACGGTGGTGGCTCTTCAGATGAGTTCTCAGATGAAGAAAGACTAGTCATGGAAGAACATGATGAGAGAAATTGTGTAGGAAAGGGCAGTCAAAGGAGAGCAGCTATCAATGACCGTGCTCTTGAGCAGTTCAAGTTCGAGCTTCAAGAGATTCTAGTCAGCTACTCGTGTCGAATATTCCTAGGTTGTTTTGAGGATATATACCAACAAAGGTACAAGAGACAATTGGAATATCAGAGACTTGGAGTGAACAAGTTGGAGGATTTGTTTGAGAAAGTCAATGATATTGTAGTATTGGTTGAGGAACCAGGAAGCAAGAGGAAGTTCCTTGCTCCAGTGGGGGGTTAG